A single Thunnus thynnus chromosome 6, fThuThy2.1, whole genome shotgun sequence DNA region contains:
- the tmem9 gene encoding transmembrane protein 9, which produces MSSGREGCWAFVITAMMTVFLLDAAVVVQAKSFEDVRCKCICPPYRNISGHIYNRNVSQKDCNCLHVVDPMPVPGHDVEAYCLLCECKYEERSSNTIKVTIIIYLSVVGALLLYMLFLLLVDPLIRKHDPYTQPLHNEEDSEEMRPQVDTSQGRGNTVLERVEGAQQRWKKQVQEQRKTVFDRHKMLS; this is translated from the exons ATGTCGTCTGGCAGGGAAGGATGCTGGGCCTTTGTCATCACCGCAATGATGACCGTGTTTTTGCtggatgctgctgttgttgtacAGGCGAAG AGCTTTGAGGATGTTCGCTGCAAGTGCATCTGCCCACCGTACAGAAACATCAGCGGCCACATCTACAACAGAAACGTCTCCCAGAAGGATTG TAACTGCCTCCATGTAGTGGATCCCATGCCGGTACCTGGTCATGATGTGGAAGCTTACTGCCTGTTGTGTGAGTGCAAGTATGAGGAACGAAGCAGCAACACCATCAAG GTAACCATCATCATTTACCTGTCTGTTGTGGGCGCACTGCTGCTCTACATGCTGTTCCTGCTGCTGGTTGATCCTCTTATCCGCAAACATGACCCCTACACCCAGCCGTTGCACAACGAGGAGGACTCTGAG gagaTGCGTCCACAGGTGGACACCAGCCAGGGCAGAGGAAACACTGTGCTGGAGCGGGTTGAGGGGGCACAGCAGCGCTGGAAAAAGCAGGTCCAGGAACAGCGCAAGACTGTTTTTGACCGCCACAAGATGCTTAGTTAA